Proteins encoded in a region of the Myxococcales bacterium genome:
- a CDS encoding VWA domain-containing protein, translating into MTWLTPLAARTVGMVALVAAALVVIAYLLKMRRRRFEVPFSSLWKRVLEQRDANSLWRQLRRLLSLLLLLAIVGLVVVAIQAPTLGVTDRRARNVVILLDTSASMRATDGDPARPKLTRFERAQERAAALIDTMGGGDQAMIMRVDAQATPLSRFASDKPLLRKVIDEVRPSDTGADLPRALSAAADALRGRPNPMIVIVSDGAYSELERDQVTWDAAEADPAGAARRQAPAATATPPPPPGPGRSPRPSWPRSTSPASTCATSASAPGPRTSASSRSTCGATSPTRPATRSSSRSRTSAPSRPAASSRSTTATPRSRSRRSSWPRASASARSTGSCPAARASCARRCARSTGPAAATRSRSTTRPGRSCPRARSSTCCS; encoded by the coding sequence GTGACCTGGCTGACCCCGCTGGCCGCGCGCACCGTCGGGATGGTCGCGCTGGTCGCCGCCGCGCTGGTGGTGATCGCGTACCTGCTCAAGATGCGTCGGCGCCGGTTCGAGGTGCCGTTCTCGAGCCTGTGGAAGCGCGTGCTCGAGCAGCGCGACGCCAACTCGCTGTGGCGACAGCTGCGGCGGCTGCTGTCGCTGCTGCTCTTGCTGGCGATCGTCGGGCTCGTCGTCGTCGCGATCCAGGCGCCGACCCTGGGCGTCACCGATCGCCGGGCCCGCAACGTCGTCATCCTGCTCGACACCTCGGCGTCGATGCGCGCCACCGACGGCGATCCCGCTCGGCCCAAGCTGACCCGGTTCGAGCGGGCCCAGGAGCGGGCGGCCGCGCTGATCGACACGATGGGCGGCGGCGACCAGGCCATGATCATGCGGGTCGACGCCCAGGCCACGCCGCTGTCGCGGTTCGCCAGCGACAAGCCGCTCTTGCGCAAGGTCATCGACGAGGTCCGCCCGTCGGACACCGGCGCCGATCTGCCGCGGGCGCTGTCGGCCGCCGCCGACGCCCTGCGCGGGCGCCCCAACCCGATGATCGTGATCGTGTCCGACGGCGCGTACTCCGAGCTCGAGCGCGACCAGGTCACCTGGGACGCGGCCGAGGCCGACCCCGCCGGCGCCGCCCGCCGCCAGGCGCCCGCCGCCACCGCGACCCCGCCGCCACCGCCCGGGCCCGGTCGTTCGCCCAGACCCAGCTGGCCGCGGTCGACCTCGCCGGCATCGACGTGCGCTACCTCGGCGTCGGCTCCCGGGCCGAGAACGTCGGCATCGTCGCGTTCAACGTGCGGCGCTACATCGCCAACAAGGCCAGCTACGAGGTCTTCATCGAGGTCCAGAACTTCGGCGCCGAGCCGGCCCGCCGCCAGCTCGCGCTCTACAACGGCGACACCGCGATCGAGGTCAAGGCGCTCGAGCTGGCCCCGGGCGAGCGCAAGCGCGAGATCTACCGGCAGCTGCCCGGCGGCGAGAGCCAGCTGCGCGCGTCGCTGCGCCCGGTCGACGGGCCCGGCGGCAGCGACCCGTTCGCGCTCGACGACGAGGCCTGGGCGCTCCTGCCCGCGCGCAAGAAGCAGCACGTGCTGCTCGTGA
- a CDS encoding VWA domain-containing protein — translation MLVSDVPAHFVGAGQMSALDQYVASLGGGLIMAGGEDSFGSGGYQATKIEQIMPVRFDSEKTREQPDIAVCVVLDRSGSMQGAKIEAAKESARATAEALSPNDILAVVAFDSEAQLFVRPQRAANKMRISADISRLQSGGGTNIYPGLKEAFEVLEGVNAKVKHVILLSDGEAPYDGIVELVQDMRSARITVSAVGVSGADRNLLSMIADNGDGRLYMTDDIGALPRIFMKETTEAQKSQLVEDAIKVRVAKRVEAIEGVAIEAAPPLHGYVTTKPKPTAEVILVSDLGEPILARWRHGAGTSVAWTSDVKNRWSSDWIAWGGYPKFWAQLVRTTMRRKVYDSYDLFATIDDGRAKVVVDAIDSGDQFVNALDTVLQVIDPATNAIKQTVPMAQTAAGRYVADFPIERYGSFLLKAVHARDGKIVAESLGSVALPYPLEYLKTTPDATALKQAAIVTGGSDQLAPKDAWTPGDESIAYTEDLWPWVLLGMIALIVLDLYARRVRLFGYRTIKFE, via the coding sequence GTGCTGGTCTCGGACGTGCCGGCCCACTTCGTCGGCGCCGGCCAGATGTCGGCGCTCGACCAGTACGTGGCCAGCCTCGGCGGCGGCCTGATCATGGCCGGCGGCGAGGACTCGTTCGGCTCGGGCGGCTACCAGGCCACCAAGATCGAGCAGATCATGCCGGTGCGCTTCGACTCCGAGAAGACCCGCGAGCAGCCCGACATCGCCGTGTGCGTCGTGCTCGATCGCTCGGGGTCGATGCAGGGCGCCAAGATCGAGGCGGCCAAGGAGTCGGCCCGGGCCACGGCCGAGGCGCTGTCGCCCAACGACATCCTCGCGGTCGTCGCGTTCGACAGCGAGGCCCAGCTGTTCGTCCGGCCGCAGCGGGCCGCCAACAAGATGCGCATCTCGGCCGACATCTCGCGCCTGCAGTCGGGCGGCGGCACCAACATCTACCCCGGCCTCAAGGAGGCGTTCGAGGTCCTCGAGGGCGTCAACGCCAAGGTCAAGCACGTCATCCTCTTGTCCGACGGCGAGGCGCCCTACGACGGCATCGTCGAGCTGGTCCAGGACATGCGCTCGGCCCGGATCACCGTGTCCGCGGTCGGCGTGTCCGGCGCCGATCGCAACCTCCTGTCGATGATCGCCGACAACGGCGACGGCCGCCTGTACATGACCGACGACATCGGCGCGCTGCCGCGGATCTTCATGAAGGAGACCACCGAGGCCCAGAAGTCGCAGCTGGTCGAGGACGCGATCAAGGTGCGCGTGGCCAAGCGGGTCGAGGCCATCGAGGGCGTGGCGATCGAGGCGGCGCCGCCGCTGCACGGCTACGTCACGACCAAGCCCAAGCCCACCGCCGAGGTCATCCTGGTCTCGGACCTGGGCGAGCCGATCCTGGCCCGCTGGCGCCACGGCGCCGGCACCTCGGTGGCGTGGACCTCCGACGTCAAGAACCGCTGGAGCAGCGACTGGATCGCCTGGGGCGGCTACCCGAAGTTCTGGGCCCAGCTGGTGCGCACGACCATGCGCCGCAAGGTCTACGACAGCTACGACCTGTTCGCGACGATCGACGACGGCCGCGCCAAGGTGGTCGTCGACGCGATCGACTCGGGCGATCAGTTCGTCAACGCGCTCGACACCGTGCTGCAGGTGATCGACCCGGCCACCAACGCGATCAAGCAGACCGTGCCGATGGCCCAGACCGCGGCCGGGCGCTACGTCGCCGACTTCCCGATCGAGCGCTACGGCAGCTTCCTGCTCAAGGCCGTCCACGCCCGCGACGGCAAGATCGTGGCCGAGAGCCTGGGCTCGGTCGCGCTGCCCTACCCGCTCGAGTACCTGAAGACCACGCCCGACGCGACCGCGCTCAAGCAGGCGGCGATCGTCACCGGCGGCAGCGATCAGCTCGCGCCCAAGGACGCCTGGACCCCGGGCGACGAGTCGATCGCGTACACCGAGGATCTGTGGCCGTGGGTGCTGCTCGGCATGATCGCGCTGATCGTGCTCGACCTGTACGCGCGCCGGGTCCGGCTGTTCGGCTACCGGACGATCAAGTTCGAGTAG